The Eublepharis macularius isolate TG4126 chromosome 8, MPM_Emac_v1.0, whole genome shotgun sequence genome contains a region encoding:
- the CCIN gene encoding calicin — translation MRMQFTEKNHNSFMMQALNKQRKNKEFCDVALSVDQNVFYAHLNVLAALSPHIRNLIASNDMKTDDELFIIIDAKFLSSALVEQLLDYFYTGKILISEKNVEELLKGAKYFSSQTLKSHCSDYLLRSLRKDNSLYYMFLATTYELKEVGNSAYDSVRDNFHFWASPEGLEDLKYCPPQVFGRLLRDENLHVQNEDQAFLALLQWVKHKTPDREKNFKKYFAYIHLTAVSSKVLLSACREVLLLQDHSGPLSRIESILSERKHGNPQSLMLYQRKGALVDSIVVLGGQKEQGKFNNGVFAYIIEENIWLKLTEMPYKAAALSATSLGKYIYVSGGTTEQISGLKSAWKYDMDTNSWIKLPDLPIGLVFHTMVTCGGAVYSVGGSTAPRKYISSIFKYDEGKEKWVLAGKMSIPMDATTLITREDRAIYIVTGRCLVNGQFSRVGVVDCFDVQTRNVVQYITFPIQFNHKPLLSFSQENILSIQSHKESLDINLQKIKIIKSTNLVPLLPNNYSLDLSHAVCSVGKNKVFVCGGLICSGNKRPEEYCINRQAYMLDQSFREWKLLAEPPEALDCPACCTAKLPCKILQKTVVN, via the coding sequence ATGAGGATGCAGTTCACAGAAAAGAACCATAACAGCTTCATGATGCAGGCCCTGAACAAACAAAGAAAGAACAAGGAGTTCTGTGACGTGGCCCTCAGCGTGGACCAGAATGTCTTCTATGCCCACCTCAACGTCTTAGCAGCCCTATCCCCCCATATAAGGAACCTAATAGCTAGCAATGACATGAAGACTGATGATGAACTCTTTATTATCATCGATGCCAAGTTCTTGAGCTCTGCCTTGGTGGAACAGCTGCTGGACTATTTCTACACTGGGAAAATCCTCATTTCTGAGAAGAACGTTGAAGAGTTGCTGAAAGGAGCCAAGTATTTCAGTTCCCAGACTCTCAAAAGCCACTGCTCTGACTACCTCCTCAGGTCCCTCAGGAAGGACAACAGCCTATACTACATGTTCCTGGCTACCACGTACGAGTTGAAAGAGGTGGGGAATTCTGCCTACGACAGTGTGCGAGACAACTTCCACTTCTGGGCCAGCCCAGAGGGCCTTGAGGACCTGAAATATTGCCCTCCTCAAGTCTTTGGAAGGCTCCTGAGGGATGAAAATCTTCACGTTCAAAACGAGGATCAGGCCTTCCTGGCTCTCCTTCAGTGGGTGAAACACAAAACACCTGACAGGGAGAAGAATTTTAAGAAGTATTTTGCCTACATACATTTAACCGCTGTCTCCAGCAAGGTCCTGCTTTCTGCTTGCCGAGAAGTGCTGCTCCTTCAAGATCACTCCGGCCCCCTGTCCCGGATAGAGAGCATTTTGAGCGAACGTAAACATGGAAATCCTCAAAGCTTGATGCTCTACCAAAGGAAAGGGGCATTGGTGGACTCCATAGTGGTTTTAGGTGGACAAAAAGAGCAGGGTAAGTTCAACAACGGTGTTTTTGCTTACATTATTGAAGAGAACATCTGGCTGAAGCTCACAGAGATGCCATACAAAGCAGCTGCCCTCAGCGCAACATCATTAGGGAAATATATTTATGTCTCTGGAGGAACCACAGAACAGATCTCTGGCTTGAAGTCAGCCTGGAAGTATGATATGGATACCAACTCCTGGATCAAACTTCCAGATCTGCCCATTGGTCTAGTTTTTCACACCATGGTGACATGTGGAGGAGCAGTATATTCTGTAGGGGGAAGCACGGCACCAAGGAAATACATTTCGAGCATCTTCAAGTATGACGAAGGGAAAGAGAAGTGGGTTCTCGCTGGGAAGATGAGCATTCCTATGGATGCAACTACACTGATCACCAGGGAAGACAGGGCTATTTACATCGTGACGGGGAGATGCCTAGTGAATGGTCAGTTCTCTCGAGTAGGTGTGGTGGATTGCTTTGATGTCCAAACCAGGAACGTAGTCCAATATATCACATTCCCCATTCAGTTCAATCACAAGCCCCTGCTGTCCTTTTCCCAGGAGAACATCTTGAGCATCCAGAGCCACAAAGAGAGTTTGGATATAAACCTGCAGAAAATCAAAATCATCAAGTCCACAAACCTTGTGCCACTCCTGCCGAACAACTATAGCTTGGATCTGTCGCATGCAGTGTGCTCTGTGGGAAAGAACAAGGTTTTTGTGTGCGGTGGCCTCATCTGTTCCGGCAACAAACGTCCCGAAGAGTACTGCATCAATCGACAAGCATACATGTTAGATCAAAGCTTCCGAGAATGGAAGCTGCTTGCTGAGCCACCGGAAGCTCTGGATTGTCCTGCCTGTTGTACAGCCAAGTTGCCTTGCAAGATTCTCCAAAAAACTGTAGTCAATTAA